The DNA region TTGTCGGCTCATGTctagcttttcatccaccagcagccccaggttCTTCTCCTCCGTAGGGCTGCTCCGAATCCCTttgtcccccagcctgtattggtaCGGGGGttgccccagcccaggtgcaggaccctgcgtgtggccttgttgaacctcatgaggttctcacaggcccacctctcccGCTTGTctaggtccctctggatgacatcctgtcctggTGTGTCAagtgcactgctcagcttggtgtcatctacaaacttgctgagggtgcactaaCTATACGCATTGTTGCATCCCACCTAAGAGCTCTAGGTTAGGCTTCAGCAGACCAGACTAGATGTGTGAAGTACTGAAGAACTGTGCTCAGTAATAGCCAACAAGCTGCTAAGTTTGCATGCAGAGAACAGGCAAGAGAAAACTTGAGAAGAAGGGTATTTAAAACCCAGGCTCTGAGACACAGTTGATTCAGAACACTTCATACAGAATGTAATCCAAAAAGTGGTACCTTCTATTAGCAGCTTCTTGTTTCGGTATGGAATTGCTAATTTGTTAGTCATACCGTTTTGAAGAGGCACTGTTTACATTCTGAATTACTCTGCTTTTGTAGACTCCTTCTAACGCTGACAGAGGAGGATTTCACAAAAGAGCCTTACAGTATAGAGAACAGTAACCATAGAAAAGCTATCATGGCAGAACTGGAATTTGTGAAAACTTTAGGTGTTAAACCACCACAGAATCTTTGGGAATATAAGGTAAATTTTATAAAAAGACTGTTATGTatattaagtatttttataacactatctttaaaagaaaattctcttaAAGCCAGGAGGAGTGTTAAGGTAGTAGAATTACCATTGTAAAAACTGCTCAGTTTAGTGAACCGTTGTCTTTGAAGAATTATCCTTTGAAAAATGATTGTCAGAAAAATCTAAGAACTGGCATGTCCCtttcatcttatttttccattgtttgAAACTTGATAATTTTATACCTTTCAGGCAGTAAATCCAGGAAAATCACTCTTTCTTCTGTATGGACTGAAGAGTTCTCCAAGACTCAGTATGTTATACCTATATTTGTTCGATTACACAGAAGCTTTCCTACCTTTCATCCACACAATTTGTCCTACACAAGACAAGTATGAAGATACTGTCACAAAACTACTAGTAAGTgttgaaaacattaaatatgCTACTTACTTCAGTTATGAGCATTTTAAGACTAGCAATATAAAACCATATGATGTAATTATTCACTATTTCATCTCTTTACAATacaacttcaagaaaaaaaattcctacgAAGTGGTTCTTTGATTTTATTATATGTTATCACCAGTGTTGTGACCATTACCTCTAATAAGATTGATTTAAGGCTTTTAAGACTTTAAATCTGTGCAACTGATTTTTTGGAGTTCACATGACTACAGAAAGGCTGTTCACTCGGAATACCTGTATCTTAATGGCATTATAaggtctgtctgtctgtgatGTTTTACTCTAAACTAATTACTGGGTTATAGTATCATCTACCAGAAGGTATAGGAAAGATACATTACTGCTTTCAATGtatgaaaaagcaatttttcaacAAAAAGAGTAGTAGAAATAAGGCAGTATCATGTCTGTTTAATAGGAAACTGCTTAACAGTCTTTTTATCCTAATTTACAGGACCTTAAAGATCCTTCTTGGAAACAGTGGAGAGAATTCattgtaaaatatatatttttacccTACCAGTTGATAGCTGAATTTGCTTGGGATTGGCTAGATGTGCACTACTGGACATCAAGATTTATAATTGTAAATGCCATGTTGCTGTCTGTTCTGGAATTATTCTCCTTTTGGAGGCTCTGGTCAAGAAGAGAATTAAAGTAAGTCTTACTGAGCTTGTTGAAGAGGATAGGAAGTACATGGCTTTGTAAATAGAAAGTCTTACAATATCATAGTTgctcacagaatggtaggggttggaagggacctctggagatcatctcgtccaacccccctgcttcagcaggtacacctacagcagggggcacaggaacgtgtccaggcgaggtttgaatgtctccagggaaggagactccacagcctctctgggcagcctgtgccactgctctggcaccctcacaggaaagaagttttttctcatattgaggtggaacttcctgtgttccaacttgtgcccattgacccttgtcctgtcattgggcactattgaaaagagcctagtcccatcatcctgacacccagcctttagatatttataggtattgatgagatcccccctcagtcttctccaggctgaacaaacccaagcctctcagcctttgcgcataagggagatgctccagccccctgatcatcgtggtagctctctgctggacttcctcaagcagttccctgtccttcttaacctggggggcccagaactggacacagtactccaaatgtggtctcactagagcagagtagagggggaagataacctctctcgacctgctggccacactccttttaatgcaccccacgatactgttggccttcttggccacaagggcacattgttggctctAACCAGAACTCTGGGGTTAACAGGAACCTGTGAATCTGAAACCACACATAGACAAGTACTCACTCCTGAATATCTGTGAATACTTGAAAGGGTTCCTTATAGCTGGTTTTACTGATCAGATATAGCAAATGCAGTGACAGTAATAAGCATGTTCTTAGTCACTGGGTAATTAATTATTAACTCCTACCCTGAGAATTGCCTTTTATGGAAACTGGTATTATCTGTGAGCTGAGAACTACATACATAAGAATTTTGTCATGGTATGCTTACAGTATAGTTATTAAAGGATGAGTTCTCAGGATCATAAATAAGCTTAGTTACACATTATTTGTGATTGGTGATCAAAATTGCTGTTTTCAGTTACTGCTTTAGCCTTAATTCAAGCATATTAATATTACTTAATAATGGATGTGATCTTTTACATGTCGTTTTTAAAACTTGTGTAGGAGAAATTCTTGTTTGGTGCATCCTGGGATTTTACTTTCTCTGCCAGCAGCTAGAGGGCAGAACATGATGAAAAGGGAACAGGGTACATGGAAATACTGTATGATAAATCTGGAATTTGACCACATTAACTTGCTGTGCTTTGTGGTCTGAATAAATTGACTTAATGCTTCCTCATATAAAATCTAGTATTGCTGTATTTCACGGAAGCTTTTCTGAAGTGCAAAATGATGGTTTAGAGGTACCTGAGTAAGTGCTAAATAACTTGAGGTTGCAGCACATATTAGCTTTTCTTAGAAtggatgaaaacaaaatggaaagttCCTCTTagtctttctctttcctttttcacaggACTATTCCTCACAGTATGTGGAGACATTTCTGGAAAGTCTCAACCCAGGGTCTTTTTGTTGCCATTTTTTGGCCTTTTATTCCTCAGTTTGTCTGCAATTGTTTGTTTTACTGGGCCTTGTACTTTAACCCAATTATAAACATTGATCTTGTGGTTAAAGAAGTAAGGCGTCTGGAGACACAAGTGCAGTGACTGGCATTGGAACTTTTGAGCTGTTTAGCTTCTAAAAATGGACATTTGAAgtaagctttgcttttcttctttatatatGTGGCAGTGAAATTGGTGGATTATGTTAACTTGAACATACAAAAAAGCCTTAAGGTAAGTTACTGTTAAACCATCTGATTCCAACTCTGAGGATGGACTTTATTATCTGAAAGGAATTttatattggggaaaaaaattacattcctAATTTAGCCATGTAAAACTTATGTCACCCTATTTTTAATCAAATCAAATCTTCTGTATTCTGTCTTGACCATTCTGGTTATTTTCAAGCCTGCCTTAAAATCAGTGTCTTTGGAACGGCTATagtgatattttttaattttttttttttttttttttacttagcaTTTCATACCAGCAAGCATGTTCCTCAACTTAAGTTTTCCAAAGGAAGGCTCTTCCTGGATAGGCTTGATATGGAAAGTACTTAAGTGTTTTCAGTCTGCTTTACATGTAAAGTTGTGACTGTCAAATATACAGTCTCACAGTAGAGTTTGTTCAAAAATTCCCCTGCTGGAGGCAAAGGCTGCATGTGATTTCttgtattttggaaaatggGATGTGATCGCCGTACAAAATTTTTTATTCAGGTCAGTTAGACTTCACCAACAGCTTCTTTAATGCTGTCCTCTTGATGTTTGATGCTAATGCCTAAATTCAGGGTTATCCCCTAAAAGGATTATTTTGGAAAAGTGACCTGACACTGTAATTACATCTTCCTGCAACACAATGTGTGTATATAGATCTGTGGGTGAATATTGACTGGAAGTTATTTTGTATAAACAGTATCGCCATTTGTTAATGTATGGCTTTTGACTGAAGCAAAATTTAGGTTTTTCAAGAGCTTTGCCCCCTTGCATTCTACAttgtttttgattttgttttcatttgtatcATTAATATGAACTTTAAGTTTGcctatgaatatttttaaagattaaagaTCTCTTCTGAAATCTTCATCCTTCCTGAAGAAGTattgtttgttttggctggtttttttaTATTGAAGTACTTGTCACTAGCTTTGATGTGTGTAAATTTGTTCTGTAGCCCTGCAGCTCTGAGTGAGTGAGGTGGGTGAGACATTAAACACTCCTGGTTCTCAAACTGCTAACATTAGCAGTTACAAAGTGTATTATTCAGCAATTCGTGTTACTGATGCCTCTTCCTAAGAGGTTTCAAAAACTAGGAAGTGACCCTAGCTATAAACCATCTTTACATCCTTATGACGATGTAAACTTCTCAACTTTGAGAACTTCTGAACTTGGCAAACTCATGCTGTTTGAGTCATCCAAGATCCATCTGTCATCCAAGATCAAACACTTACAGGAAAGACAGTTGGTCCCAGTAACATCTACTTTTTTTCATGTATCTGTCTTGGTGATGGTTTGCATTTGCACTTTTCAGTCTGGCTCTGAAGTTTTAAGGGTCAAACTTTCCTGTGCCTACAGGAAACTCAAGGTGTACATAGAATAAGGAGCTTGAGCCATATCAAATGAACAACTTCGTagaaaactgtgtttaaaatgtaaatactagaaagaaataattatattaGGCGATTTTTAATACAGGTAGGACTACTTAGGTGAATGAGGTGCAAAAGTTAAATTAGTCTTCACAATAATTTGACGTAGATGGGAAGGCTCTTTGTGCTGACACTGTCGCTTCATGCATTTCTTCCAGTCAGTTCAAACAAATGTTAAAGTAAATGTTAGTGGAGAAGTTTGATTTCTATCTTAGAGCCAGTGGAGAGGGGATGAAAATTTCTGATTCATAATATAATTCACTGAGAAAACTGTGAATCTgaatataaatgaaattaattttaagtcaGTTACTCAAGCTGAAAAACTCAAATTCCTACTTAGTCAATAAAAGCTTACACAGAACTGACAAACTTGCTTTTAGTCCATGCACTCTAGAAGGTAAATAAGAggataaacatttattttggccATTCTGGGGTGAAGGTGCTGAGGTAACAGAAAGGAGGATcaagaaaggggaaaatcaTTTGTGGTCACtactgtgacaaaaaaaaaaagttattttagatTTAAATACATACAGAGTTTTCATAAAGACTGATGCTGTGTAGCTAATATCTACACAAAGGCTGAATCTCACCACACATAAAGTCTGGCCACAAAAGGTATTTTGTGTGATAGGGGGCTTTAGAAAAACATTTGGCAGCTTCACGGTCACATTCACATGCCATTTTTTGACACTCATCTTCTAGtgattctgaaagaaaacacagtaagtTTTATGTTAGtctgaagtaattaaaaataccaaatggAATACCAAGAATTGCTACCTTATGTACCATGTTTGCCATATAAATGGCTCTTATATTTTAAGTGCAATAGAAACTGTACTGAGCTCTAGTAAGACTTCCAGTTCTTTCGTGTTCTTTAGGCAGAGCTCCGTGACAGGACATCTCGGCAACAGAGAATGTGCAAGCATGGTTTGGTTTAGCAACAGTTGATAAACAGCGGAACTATCTTGTTAGGTGGGAATATAATAATTAGATGAAGACTTAAATACTCTTCTTCACCTTCTTTAACAAAGGAACGCTGACAACCGATTCCTCTCTAAAAAGTGGTATGTGACCCTCCCTGTCTGCCCTGTTGCTCTAGCAACACCTGAGTTTGGGAAGATACTTTCCATTTCATATATGCTTTAATCTACTGAAGGATGTAGCATTAAAATTATAGATGTGAAATAAGGGGTGCGAAGATGTTCTATGTTCAGTTTAAACCACCCACCTTTATTAAGGCATTCAGTAAGAACTTCAGTCAAGTGTGTTTAAGGACGATAAAATCTATGTTTGGCCATACTTGGTTTATAATTTTAGTGTTATAACTTAACATATTTCTTGGCGTCAAGGTTTCTTCTTGGCATGAACATTTCTTCTACAGcaatatattttggttttattgtgCCAACCCAGAaatgtgtgttttttctctctgcGACTGTCTGTAAACTGAAAAATCCTTGATCATATTTTGTCTGAGCATTTAACATTTTGAAAGCTTAACTGAATCTCTGCTTGAGACTTGTCTACGAGCAGAACAAGCGTTCGGTTTTGTGAATGAAGACAAATTCTgcaatgaaatggaaatgtttgtaATGTATATACGTTGATGCTGCAACTAGCTACCCAAAGAACTAATAAACAGTATAAGTAGCATAAACAACAtgatagaataaaaaaaaaatattgactgAGGAGAActattccttttccttctcttgttACTGCTCCAAACTTAATCTTCTCCATTGTACTCCAGGGACTTCgtttcagctttgtttcttgATGACATGCCTACTATCTTGgccagtattttaaaatattatcagCTTCTGGACTGGAATAGGAGCAGAACCTTTACAGCCAAATATAGGTGGACTGTAATGTCTCAGTTAATCAGGTAGTTTGAGAGAGGAGATGCTTAGTACTTCAGGAGCAAAGGAGGAAATTAGCAAGTAGAGATTCTGCATGAGGCAGACACTTGGGCAAAGTAAAGGTTgaatgaaaaagaggaaaggaaatactGTCAAAAACTTTGATTTCAGGTCAGGCAAATTCTAAATTGAGTTATGAAACGACAGGGGtttgtgttttctctgaatGGCCTACTGTGTTGCCTTTAAACTGTGGTAGTCAGAAACTCAGACTTGTTGTAAGCATGTTTATATAAGGTCTGTATTTTTGTGGTGCACATAATAACCAATTCATAAGCTGATTTGCATTCTAGGTAATAGCATAGAATTACATGCAAAGTAACTTCAAAGTAGtacctgatttaaaaaacaaaaccaaaccaaacctaacaacaacaagaaaaaaaacctgcaggtttTGGGTGCTTGTGAGAAGTTATAGTTTCAAAAAGCCATTGAAGTgtattggaaaatatttgctaaaaCTTAGGGAATTGTGaacaaataatgttttattttttattata from Phalacrocorax aristotelis chromosome 10, bGulAri2.1, whole genome shotgun sequence includes:
- the BFAR gene encoding bifunctional apoptosis regulator isoform X1, producing MEEDETLKGEIEMANVETHVTPEVGRQISVSEFLCHCCYDILVNPTTLNCGHSFCRHCLALWWVSSKKNECPECREKWEGFPKVNILLRDVIEKLFSDAIEQRKEDIQQDGDVARSLATFQKYGNDQIPTVPNTGRINPRGGGFFSGVLTALTCVAVVLLGYHWSSREFEEDHLVHKSVAKWSAEEVILWLEQLGPWASNYKERFLLEKVNGRLLLTLTEEDFTKEPYSIENSNHRKAIMAELEFVKTLGVKPPQNLWEYKAVNPGKSLFLLYGLKSSPRLSMLYLYLFDYTEAFLPFIHTICPTQDKYEDTVTKLLDLKDPSWKQWREFIVKYIFLPYQLIAEFAWDWLDVHYWTSRFIIVNAMLLSVLELFSFWRLWSRRELKTIPHSMWRHFWKVSTQGLFVAIFWPFIPQFVCNCLFYWALYFNPIINIDLVVKEVRRLETQVQ
- the BFAR gene encoding bifunctional apoptosis regulator isoform X2 — its product is MEEDETLKGEIEMANVETHVTPEVGRQISVSEFLCHCCYDILVNPTTLNCGHSFCRHCLALWWVSSKKNECPECREKWEGFPKVNILLRDVIEKLFSDAIEQRKEDIQQDGDVARSLATFQKYGNDQIPTVPNTGRINPRGGGFFSGVLTALTCVAVVLLGYHWSSREFEEDHLVHKSVAKWSAEEVILWLEQLGPWASNYKERFLLEKVNGRLLLTLTEEDFTKEPYSIENSNHRKAIMAELEFVKTLGVKPPQNLWEYKAVNPGKSLFLLYGLKSSPRLSMLYLYLFDYTEAFLPFIHTICPTQDKYEDTVTKLLLIAEFAWDWLDVHYWTSRFIIVNAMLLSVLELFSFWRLWSRRELKTIPHSMWRHFWKVSTQGLFVAIFWPFIPQFVCNCLFYWALYFNPIINIDLVVKEVRRLETQVQ